Proteins from one Candidatus Caccoplasma merdavium genomic window:
- a CDS encoding efflux RND transporter periplasmic adaptor subunit has protein sequence MKLKSSIQTIACAILCISLFSCEGNNSQGMGGFAREYAVMTLQPSSMEWYTSYPARIKGKQDIEIRPNVSGFLTELLVDEGSLVKKGDVLFVVDTIPYKAALKIAEATVESAKATAETARLTAENKRVLQQKGIISEYDLQMAENDYASALAQLALSEAQLVNARNNDSYTRVTSPLSGIVGSIPYRVGSLVSSAMATPLTTVSDNSEMYVYFSMTEKQIMEMAAQYGANNFLSKLPAVSLQLADGSTYPLKGKIETVSGIIDTQTGSSSMRATFKNPDRLLRTGGSGNILIPMKNDHAILIPQKATYEIQDKKFVYVLNDDSTVKSTEVGIASIDNGKEYMVVSGLKEGDRIVIEGVNSLKDGMTIKVAGAQEAQPAQK, from the coding sequence ATGAAATTGAAATCATCTATTCAGACTATCGCTTGTGCGATACTGTGCATTTCGTTGTTTTCCTGTGAAGGAAATAATTCACAAGGCATGGGCGGATTTGCCCGCGAATATGCCGTGATGACTTTGCAACCCTCCTCGATGGAGTGGTACACCAGCTATCCTGCCCGCATCAAAGGTAAACAAGACATTGAGATACGACCCAACGTCAGCGGGTTCCTCACCGAGCTTCTTGTCGACGAAGGCTCTCTCGTAAAGAAAGGCGACGTCCTTTTTGTTGTCGATACGATTCCCTACAAAGCCGCTTTGAAAATTGCCGAAGCCACCGTAGAATCGGCCAAAGCCACGGCCGAGACCGCACGTCTCACGGCCGAGAACAAACGGGTGCTGCAACAGAAAGGCATCATCAGCGAATATGACCTGCAAATGGCCGAGAACGACTACGCTTCGGCGCTGGCCCAACTGGCCCTGAGCGAAGCCCAACTGGTGAATGCCCGCAACAACGACTCCTACACCCGCGTGACCAGCCCGCTCAGCGGCATCGTAGGCTCGATTCCCTATCGGGTAGGAAGCCTCGTATCGTCGGCCATGGCCACGCCGCTCACCACGGTGTCGGACAACTCCGAGATGTATGTCTACTTCTCGATGACCGAGAAACAAATCATGGAAATGGCCGCCCAGTACGGAGCCAACAACTTCCTGTCGAAACTGCCGGCCGTATCGCTGCAACTGGCCGACGGCTCGACCTACCCGCTGAAAGGTAAAATCGAGACCGTAAGCGGTATCATCGACACCCAGACGGGCTCGTCGAGCATGCGCGCCACCTTCAAGAACCCCGACCGCTTGCTGCGCACCGGAGGCTCGGGCAACATTCTCATTCCGATGAAAAACGACCACGCCATTCTCATTCCCCAAAAGGCCACCTACGAAATACAGGACAAGAAATTCGTGTATGTACTGAACGATGACTCCACCGTGAAATCGACCGAAGTAGGCATCGCATCGATCGACAACGGCAAAGAGTACATGGTCGTTTCGGGATTGAAAGAAGGCGACCGCATTGTCATCGAAGGCGTGAATTCGCTCAAAGACGGCATGACCATCAAAGTGGCCGGGGCACAAGAGGCTCAACCCGCACAAAAGTAA
- the lpxA gene encoding acyl-ACP--UDP-N-acetylglucosamine O-acyltransferase — protein MISPLAYVDAKAQIGNNVTIHPFAYVDKNVVIGDNCEILPYASVLAGTTLGKNNRVFQGAILGAEPQDFRFKGETTRLTIGNNNVIREYVVINRATLPDGETVIGNRNYLLKGTRIGHDCRIDDDCILGIECDLSGDCHIHSKAILGGRVIIKENCRVGSWALIKSGCRTGKDIPPYILAAHNPITYKGIDAFVMRRNGFEEATIENIALAYRQIYGSGTSLENAILRIKDVCAATPEIDYILNFIQESKMGIIATYGEEGL, from the coding sequence ATGATCAGTCCATTAGCATACGTCGACGCCAAAGCGCAAATCGGGAACAATGTCACCATTCACCCCTTTGCCTATGTCGACAAGAATGTTGTCATCGGTGACAACTGTGAGATACTGCCTTACGCCAGCGTATTGGCAGGAACCACCCTGGGCAAGAACAACCGCGTGTTCCAAGGAGCCATTCTCGGTGCCGAACCGCAAGACTTCCGCTTCAAAGGAGAAACCACTCGCCTCACCATCGGCAACAACAATGTCATACGCGAATACGTCGTCATCAACCGTGCCACCCTACCCGACGGAGAAACCGTCATCGGTAACCGCAACTACCTGCTCAAAGGTACCCGCATCGGCCACGACTGCCGCATCGACGACGATTGCATTCTCGGTATCGAATGCGACCTCTCGGGCGATTGCCACATACACAGCAAAGCCATCTTGGGCGGACGTGTCATCATCAAGGAGAATTGCCGTGTTGGCAGTTGGGCCCTCATCAAGAGCGGCTGCCGCACCGGCAAAGACATTCCGCCCTATATCCTGGCTGCTCACAACCCCATCACCTACAAAGGCATCGATGCCTTTGTGATGCGACGCAACGGGTTCGAAGAAGCCACAATCGAAAACATCGCCTTGGCCTATCGCCAAATCTATGGTTCCGGCACCAGTTTGGAAAATGCCATACTGCGTATCAAGGACGTATGTGCCGCCACACCCGAAATCGATTATATCCTGAACTTTATACAAGAGTCGAAGATGGGTATCATCGCCACCTACGGAGAAGAAGGATTGTAA
- the rny gene encoding ribonuclease Y yields MITLLSAGALIGLVVGVVICLILYKVRLNARSRSILDEARAEAETIKRDKMLEVKEKFISMKADLEKQMAVRSAKVQSAEAKARQREMQLNQQQQELQRKKTEVEAIRTSLTSQVEVVEKKKTELERLHKAEIEKLEHISGLSAEEAKDRLVESLKEEAKTQAASYINDIMDEARMTANKEAKSIVIKTIQRVATETAIENSVTVFHIDSDEIKGRIIGREGRNIRALEAATGIEIIVDDTPEAIVLSGFDPVRREIARLALHQLVTDGRIHPARIEEVVAKVRKQVEEEIVETGKRTAIDLGIHGLHPELIRLVGKMKYRSSYGQNLLQHSRETANLCAIMASELGLNPKKAKRAGLLHDIGKVPDDEPELPHALLGMKLAEKYKEKPEICNAIGAHHDETEMTSLLAPIVQVCDAISGARPGARREIVEAYIKRLNDLEQLALSYPGVLKTYAIQAGRELRVIVGADKIDDSEIETLSAEIAKRIQDEMTYPGQVKITVIRETRAVSFAK; encoded by the coding sequence ATGATAACATTACTGTCGGCCGGTGCCTTGATAGGTCTTGTTGTGGGAGTGGTCATATGCTTGATACTCTACAAGGTACGTCTCAATGCCCGGTCCCGCTCGATTCTCGATGAGGCCCGAGCCGAAGCCGAAACGATAAAAAGAGACAAAATGCTTGAAGTCAAAGAGAAATTTATCTCGATGAAAGCCGACCTCGAAAAGCAGATGGCCGTGCGCAGCGCCAAAGTGCAATCGGCCGAAGCCAAAGCCCGCCAGCGCGAGATGCAGCTCAATCAGCAACAACAAGAGTTGCAGCGCAAGAAAACCGAGGTTGAAGCCATTCGCACCAGTCTCACCTCGCAGGTCGAAGTCGTGGAAAAAAAGAAAACCGAGCTCGAACGCCTGCACAAAGCCGAAATCGAAAAACTCGAACATATCTCGGGACTCTCGGCCGAAGAGGCCAAAGACCGTCTTGTGGAGTCGTTGAAAGAAGAGGCCAAGACACAGGCAGCCTCGTACATAAACGATATCATGGACGAAGCCCGCATGACGGCCAACAAGGAGGCCAAGAGCATCGTCATCAAGACAATCCAACGCGTGGCCACCGAAACGGCCATCGAAAACTCGGTCACCGTATTCCACATCGACTCCGATGAAATCAAGGGCCGCATCATCGGACGCGAAGGCCGCAACATACGCGCTCTCGAAGCCGCTACCGGCATCGAAATCATTGTCGACGACACCCCCGAAGCCATCGTGCTGTCGGGCTTCGACCCCGTGCGTCGCGAAATCGCCCGCTTGGCCTTGCACCAGCTGGTGACCGACGGCCGCATACACCCGGCCCGCATCGAAGAGGTCGTGGCCAAGGTACGCAAGCAGGTCGAAGAAGAAATCGTCGAGACCGGTAAACGCACCGCCATCGACTTGGGTATCCACGGCCTGCACCCCGAACTTATCCGCCTCGTCGGAAAGATGAAATACCGCTCGTCCTACGGACAGAACCTCTTGCAGCACTCACGCGAGACCGCCAACCTCTGCGCCATCATGGCCTCGGAGCTCGGCCTCAATCCCAAGAAGGCCAAACGTGCCGGTCTCCTGCACGACATCGGTAAAGTACCCGACGACGAGCCCGAGTTGCCACACGCCCTGCTGGGTATGAAACTCGCCGAGAAGTACAAGGAGAAACCCGAAATTTGCAATGCCATCGGTGCCCACCACGACGAGACCGAAATGACCAGCCTGCTGGCACCCATCGTGCAGGTGTGCGACGCCATTTCGGGAGCCCGTCCCGGTGCCCGTCGCGAGATTGTCGAGGCATACATCAAGCGTCTCAATGACCTCGAACAGCTGGCGCTCTCTTATCCCGGTGTGCTCAAAACCTATGCCATTCAGGCCGGTCGTGAATTGCGTGTCATCGTGGGCGCCGACAAAATCGACGACTCCGAGATAGAAACCCTCTCGGCCGAAATCGCCAAACGCATTCAAGACGAGATGACCTATCCCGGGCAGGTGAAAATCACCGTCATTCGCGAGACCCGCGCCGTAAGTTTTGCCAAGTAA
- a CDS encoding efflux transporter outer membrane subunit, which yields MKRIISYTVCGILLATTLNSCHIYKKYERPDMDVQGLFRDTVSVTDTLAADSLNIGDLPWTDIFTDPILQDLIRQGLENNSDLRTAMLQVESAQASFRAAQLAFLPSLNLTPQGGVSSFDGSKGTWTYNVPVSASWEIDIFGRVLNSKRNAKAALMQSRAYQQAVRTQLIATIANGYYTLLMLDKQLAITEETALLWQQSVEMMKSMKEAGMTNEAAVAQSEANCHAIAASIPSLRQQIRETENSLATLLYKAPQTIERGNFEDQVLPEILHVGVPVQMLANRPDVQSAELSLAAAYYSANIARSALYPNLVISGSAGWTNSAGSAIVNPGKILLSAAASLVQPLFNHGSNIANLKAAKAQQEIAAINFQQTILNAGKEVSDALYEFQANKEILSQRTRQVEALQRAVESTESLMKLGTSTYLEVLTAQQSLLSAQLSEVSDTYQCMVAVVSLYHALGGGREIEENAK from the coding sequence ATGAAACGAATCATCTCCTATACGGTATGCGGCATCTTGTTGGCGACCACGCTCAACAGTTGCCACATATATAAAAAATACGAACGTCCCGACATGGACGTCCAAGGACTGTTCCGCGACACGGTATCGGTTACCGATACCCTCGCGGCCGACAGCCTGAACATCGGCGACCTCCCTTGGACCGACATCTTCACAGACCCCATTCTGCAAGACCTTATCCGACAAGGTCTTGAAAACAACAGCGACCTGAGAACGGCCATGTTGCAAGTCGAATCGGCCCAAGCCAGTTTCCGTGCCGCCCAACTTGCATTCCTGCCATCTCTCAACCTGACGCCCCAAGGAGGGGTGAGCAGTTTCGATGGGTCGAAAGGCACTTGGACCTATAACGTGCCGGTATCGGCCAGTTGGGAAATCGACATCTTCGGCCGCGTGCTCAACTCCAAACGCAACGCAAAAGCCGCGCTGATGCAAAGCCGAGCCTACCAACAAGCCGTGCGCACACAACTTATCGCCACCATCGCCAACGGGTACTACACGCTGCTCATGCTCGACAAGCAACTCGCCATCACCGAAGAGACAGCCCTGCTGTGGCAACAAAGCGTCGAGATGATGAAATCGATGAAAGAGGCCGGCATGACCAATGAAGCCGCCGTTGCCCAAAGCGAGGCCAACTGTCATGCCATTGCCGCATCGATACCCTCGTTGCGCCAACAAATCAGAGAGACCGAGAACAGCTTGGCAACCCTCCTCTACAAAGCCCCACAAACCATCGAGCGGGGCAACTTCGAAGACCAGGTGTTGCCCGAAATTCTGCATGTGGGCGTACCGGTGCAGATGCTCGCCAACCGACCCGACGTACAATCGGCCGAACTAAGCTTGGCTGCGGCCTATTACAGCGCCAACATTGCTCGCTCGGCCCTCTATCCCAACTTGGTCATCTCGGGTTCGGCCGGATGGACCAATTCGGCCGGTAGTGCCATTGTCAATCCCGGGAAAATTCTCCTTTCGGCTGCGGCTTCGCTCGTGCAGCCCCTGTTCAACCACGGTAGCAACATCGCCAACTTGAAAGCCGCCAAAGCCCAACAGGAAATCGCCGCCATCAACTTCCAGCAAACGATTCTCAATGCCGGCAAAGAGGTAAGCGACGCCCTCTATGAGTTCCAAGCCAACAAGGAAATTTTATCCCAACGCACCCGCCAGGTCGAAGCTCTGCAAAGAGCCGTGGAATCGACCGAGTCGCTCATGAAGCTGGGAACCTCGACCTACCTCGAAGTTTTGACCGCCCAACAGTCTCTGCTGAGCGCCCAACTCTCGGAAGTCTCCGACACCTACCAATGCATGGTAGCTGTCGTGAGCCTGTACCACGCCTTGGGTGGCGGCCGTGAAATAGAGGAAAACGCCAAGTAA
- a CDS encoding gliding motility lipoprotein GldH, with the protein MSRLPLCLVVLMGLATACRFAPNEVQAYRHIDPQGWYADSLVQIDFPVVDTLSLYDMRLELRHTDDYNYANLWLFITTVSPDGAQRVDTLNATLCDTYGRWLGSGIGERLQQEIPIKSALRFDRSGTWHIVIQQGMRDNCLPGITEVGIKLSAP; encoded by the coding sequence ATGAGTAGGCTGCCCCTCTGTTTGGTCGTGTTGATGGGGCTCGCGACGGCTTGCCGCTTTGCCCCGAACGAAGTGCAGGCCTACCGGCATATCGACCCGCAAGGTTGGTATGCCGATTCACTCGTGCAGATAGATTTTCCCGTCGTCGATACCCTCTCCCTCTACGATATGCGATTGGAGTTGCGTCATACCGATGACTACAACTATGCCAATCTCTGGCTTTTTATCACTACCGTCTCGCCCGACGGCGCGCAGCGTGTCGATACGCTCAATGCCACCTTGTGCGACACCTATGGGCGCTGGTTGGGTTCGGGCATAGGAGAGCGATTGCAGCAGGAAATCCCCATCAAGTCGGCTTTGCGCTTCGACCGGTCGGGGACGTGGCACATCGTCATACAGCAAGGCATGCGCGACAACTGCCTCCCCGGTATTACCGAGGTGGGCATAAAGCTATCGGCTCCATAA
- the ung gene encoding uracil-DNA glycosylase, producing MNVRIEESWREKLQSEFDAPYFAQLTDFVRHEYATTRVYPPGSQMFAAFDACPFDKVKVVILGQDPYHEPGQAHGLCFSVNDGVPFPPSLQNIFKEIHDDIGTPIPMSGDLSRWAHQGVLLLNATLTVRAHQAGSHQNKGWEQFTDAVIHRLAQDREHLVFILWGAYAQRKGEFIDRSRHLVLQSPHPSPLSAHRGFFGNRHFSRANEYLVAHGIEPVLW from the coding sequence ATGAATGTCCGTATCGAGGAGAGTTGGCGAGAGAAGCTGCAATCGGAGTTCGATGCCCCCTATTTTGCCCAACTCACCGATTTTGTGCGTCACGAGTATGCCACGACGCGTGTCTATCCGCCCGGGAGCCAGATGTTTGCCGCCTTCGATGCCTGTCCGTTCGACAAGGTGAAGGTGGTCATTCTCGGTCAGGACCCCTACCATGAGCCGGGTCAGGCCCACGGCCTTTGTTTCTCGGTAAACGACGGAGTGCCGTTTCCGCCCTCGTTGCAGAATATTTTCAAGGAGATACACGACGACATCGGCACCCCTATCCCTATGAGCGGCGACCTTTCCCGGTGGGCACATCAAGGGGTGTTGCTGCTCAATGCCACCCTCACGGTGCGGGCACATCAGGCCGGGTCGCACCAGAACAAGGGGTGGGAGCAGTTTACCGATGCGGTGATACACCGTTTGGCACAGGACCGTGAGCATCTTGTCTTTATCCTCTGGGGGGCGTATGCCCAGCGCAAAGGCGAGTTTATCGACCGCTCCCGCCACTTGGTGTTGCAGTCGCCCCACCCGTCGCCCCTCTCGGCGCATCGGGGATTTTTCGGAAACCGCCATTTCAGCCGCGCCAACGAATATCTCGTGGCTCACGGCATCGAACCTGTTTTATGGTAA
- a CDS encoding C_GCAxxG_C_C family protein codes for MEKIDVEARARHARELFKEGYNCSQSVFLAYADLYGLDPVVAATLVAPLGGGMGRLREVCGAVSAAFMLTGLKYPNPTPDDKAAKTRSYTAVQELAERFRRENGSIICRELLGLGKGPDSPVPSERTEAYYKRRPCADYVELAARFIGEKLNEPDEI; via the coding sequence ATGGAAAAAATTGATGTAGAAGCGCGTGCCCGTCATGCCCGGGAACTTTTCAAAGAAGGTTATAACTGTTCCCAATCGGTATTTTTGGCTTATGCCGACCTGTATGGTCTCGATCCGGTCGTGGCTGCGACGTTGGTGGCCCCGCTTGGCGGCGGCATGGGACGTTTGCGCGAAGTGTGTGGAGCCGTGAGCGCGGCGTTTATGCTTACGGGATTGAAATATCCCAATCCCACGCCCGACGACAAGGCGGCCAAGACCCGTTCTTACACGGCGGTGCAGGAGTTGGCCGAGCGGTTCCGCCGCGAAAACGGCTCTATCATCTGCCGGGAATTGTTGGGGTTGGGCAAAGGTCCCGACTCGCCCGTGCCGTCGGAGCGTACCGAGGCTTATTACAAGCGTCGCCCGTGTGCCGATTATGTGGAGCTCGCGGCTCGTTTCATTGGCGAGAAACTCAACGAGCCCGACGAGATATAG
- a CDS encoding efflux RND transporter permease subunit, translating into MKLDRFINRPVLSTVISIFMVILGILGLLFLPVTQYPDIAPPTIQVSTSYTGANAQTILNSVIAPLEESINGVEDMTYMTSTATNTGSASITIYFKQGTDPDMASVKVQNRVSQAQNLLPSEVTQVGVTTQKRQTSMLMVFSLYSPDDRYDIEFIENYAKINIIPLIQRVSGVGEANVMASDYSMRIWLKPDVMAQYGLMPSDITGILAEQNIEAAPGQFGAQGDQSFQYVLTYKGRLTTPEEFGNMVISANDNGEILYLKDVADIELGRLYYNFKNFQNGHNAVSAMIYQTAGSNATAIIEDITELLDEIRPTLPPGLEIDVTMDSNDFLYASIYEVIKTLIEAFILVFFVVYIFLQDIRSTLIPTIAIPVSLIGTFFALYLIGFSLNLLTLCALVLAIAIVVDDAIVVVEGVHAKLDQGYQSPRKASIDAMSELSGAIISITLVMMSVFIPVSFMPGTSGTFYRQFGLTMAFAIGFSAINALTLSPALCAMFLKPHNKDGKHKTTFISRFHTAFNVAYNNMLARYKKSVSIFVHHKKFSFAGVIVGIIVLIVLMNVTPTGFVPNEDTGTIMVTADLQPGTSQERTEEVMAQIDRILGAQPAMQSRTQIIGFSFLGGQGNTYGSFICKLKPWEERTGEGMDANSVIGAIYAQCAMQVKDARVLCFAPPMIPGYSISNGFELNLQDKTGGSLDDFYQVAQEFIAELLKRPEIAMASTTFNPNFPQYRVDVDVAKCKQAGISPSDVLAALQGYLGGMYSSNFNRFGKLYRVMIQADPEARVSPESLNKIKIRNGSEMAPITNFITLQKVYGPDNIKRFNMFTSISVNGNPADGYSSGEAIKAIEEVAAQTLPVGYGYEFSGMTREEQSSSSGTTAIIFLLCLVFVYLLLSAQYESYILPLSVIMSIPFGLAGSFIFAWIMGVENNIYLQIALIMLIGLLAKNAILIVEFALDRRRTGMPIINAAIDGAAARLRPILMTSLAMVIGLLPMMFASGVGANGNSTLGAGAVGGMLIGMICQIFIVPALFVVFQSIQERFKPLVWDDLDNKDVISEIEQYAK; encoded by the coding sequence ATGAAGTTAGACAGATTTATCAACCGCCCGGTACTCTCGACCGTGATTTCGATATTCATGGTCATACTGGGTATTTTGGGGCTCCTCTTCTTGCCCGTCACCCAATATCCCGATATTGCACCGCCCACAATCCAAGTGTCCACCTCTTACACCGGTGCAAACGCCCAAACGATTCTGAACAGTGTCATCGCGCCGCTCGAAGAGTCGATCAACGGTGTGGAAGACATGACCTACATGACCTCTACCGCCACCAACACCGGTTCGGCCAGTATCACGATTTACTTCAAACAGGGCACCGACCCCGACATGGCCTCGGTAAAAGTACAGAACCGCGTATCCCAAGCACAAAACCTGCTGCCCAGCGAGGTAACCCAAGTGGGTGTGACCACGCAAAAGCGGCAGACCAGCATGCTCATGGTATTCTCGTTGTACAGCCCCGACGACCGCTATGACATAGAATTCATCGAAAACTACGCCAAAATCAATATCATTCCTTTGATTCAACGTGTCTCGGGTGTAGGTGAAGCCAACGTCATGGCATCGGACTACTCGATGCGTATTTGGCTCAAACCCGATGTCATGGCCCAATACGGCTTGATGCCCAGCGACATTACCGGCATATTGGCCGAACAGAACATAGAGGCTGCCCCGGGACAATTTGGTGCGCAAGGCGACCAGTCGTTCCAGTATGTGCTGACCTATAAAGGCCGCTTGACCACCCCCGAGGAATTCGGCAACATGGTCATCAGCGCCAACGATAACGGCGAGATTCTTTACCTCAAAGATGTTGCCGACATCGAACTGGGCCGGCTCTACTACAACTTCAAAAACTTCCAGAACGGGCACAACGCCGTATCGGCCATGATATACCAGACCGCCGGCTCCAATGCCACCGCCATCATCGAAGATATTACCGAACTGCTCGACGAGATAAGGCCAACACTTCCCCCGGGTCTCGAAATCGATGTGACGATGGACTCCAATGACTTCCTTTACGCATCGATCTACGAGGTTATCAAGACCCTCATCGAAGCCTTCATTCTCGTGTTCTTCGTGGTGTATATCTTCTTGCAGGATATTCGTTCCACGCTTATTCCCACCATCGCCATTCCCGTATCGCTCATCGGTACGTTCTTTGCCCTGTACCTCATCGGATTCAGCCTCAACCTGCTGACCCTCTGCGCCTTGGTATTGGCCATCGCCATTGTGGTCGACGACGCGATAGTGGTCGTCGAGGGCGTACATGCCAAACTCGACCAGGGTTACCAGTCTCCGCGCAAAGCCTCCATCGATGCCATGAGCGAGCTCTCGGGTGCCATCATCTCCATCACGCTTGTGATGATGTCGGTGTTCATTCCCGTGAGCTTCATGCCCGGCACGTCGGGAACCTTCTACCGCCAGTTCGGTCTCACCATGGCTTTTGCCATCGGCTTCTCGGCCATCAACGCCTTGACGTTGAGCCCCGCCTTGTGCGCCATGTTCCTCAAGCCGCACAATAAAGACGGTAAGCACAAGACGACATTCATCAGCCGTTTCCACACCGCCTTCAATGTGGCCTACAACAATATGTTGGCACGTTACAAGAAGAGTGTTTCCATCTTCGTCCATCACAAGAAGTTCTCGTTTGCCGGAGTCATTGTCGGCATCATCGTGCTTATTGTGCTGATGAACGTCACGCCTACCGGATTCGTGCCCAATGAAGACACGGGAACCATCATGGTTACGGCCGACCTACAACCGGGAACATCCCAAGAACGCACCGAAGAGGTGATGGCCCAAATCGACCGGATACTGGGCGCCCAGCCCGCCATGCAAAGCCGCACCCAGATCATCGGGTTCAGCTTCCTCGGCGGACAAGGCAACACCTACGGTTCGTTCATCTGCAAACTGAAACCTTGGGAAGAACGTACCGGAGAAGGCATGGACGCCAACTCTGTCATCGGCGCCATCTATGCCCAGTGCGCCATGCAGGTAAAAGATGCCCGTGTGCTCTGCTTCGCTCCGCCTATGATTCCCGGTTACAGTATCAGTAACGGTTTCGAACTGAACCTGCAAGACAAGACGGGAGGCTCGCTCGACGATTTCTACCAAGTTGCCCAGGAATTCATCGCCGAGCTATTGAAACGACCCGAAATCGCCATGGCTTCGACGACCTTCAACCCCAACTTCCCGCAATACCGCGTCGATGTAGATGTGGCCAAGTGCAAACAGGCCGGCATCAGCCCCAGCGACGTACTTGCCGCCCTGCAAGGCTACTTGGGAGGTATGTACTCGTCGAACTTCAACCGGTTCGGTAAGCTCTATCGTGTCATGATCCAGGCCGACCCCGAAGCCCGCGTCAGTCCCGAAAGCCTCAACAAAATCAAAATCCGCAACGGAAGCGAAATGGCTCCCATCACCAACTTCATCACCTTGCAGAAAGTGTATGGGCCCGACAACATCAAGCGGTTCAACATGTTCACCTCCATCAGCGTAAACGGTAACCCCGCCGACGGATACAGCTCGGGTGAAGCCATCAAGGCCATAGAGGAAGTGGCAGCCCAGACGCTGCCGGTAGGTTACGGATACGAATTCTCGGGTATGACCCGTGAGGAGCAAAGTTCGAGCAGCGGAACTACCGCCATCATCTTCCTGCTCTGCCTCGTCTTCGTCTACCTCTTGTTGAGCGCCCAATACGAAAGCTACATTCTGCCGCTCTCCGTTATCATGTCGATACCGTTCGGCCTTGCCGGCAGCTTCATCTTCGCATGGATTATGGGTGTCGAAAACAACATCTACCTGCAAATCGCCTTGATCATGCTTATCGGTCTGTTGGCCAAGAACGCCATTCTTATCGTTGAGTTCGCCCTCGACCGCCGGCGCACCGGTATGCCCATCATCAATGCCGCCATCGACGGTGCCGCAGCCCGTCTGCGTCCTATCCTCATGACCTCTCTGGCCATGGTCATCGGTCTGTTGCCCATGATGTTTGCCTCCGGTGTAGGTGCCAACGGTAACAGCACCCTCGGTGCAGGTGCCGTGGGCGGTATGCTCATCGGTATGATTTGCCAGATATTCATCGTGCCGGCCCTGTTTGTCGTCTTCCAAAGCATACAAGAACGCTTCAAACCGCTCGTATGGGACGACCTCGACAACAAGGACGTTATTTCTGAAATCGAACAATATGCGAAATAA
- a CDS encoding cell division protein ZapA gives MNDKQSRQRITVTIANRSYTLYVERDKLAEQEPLARRAAELVGKRAGQYETRFGESSKLDVQDLVSMAAWDIAYDFLKLQSTHDADLMARELERIDTELESYMQHAGTSPEDD, from the coding sequence ATGAACGATAAACAAAGTAGACAACGTATAACTGTTACAATAGCCAACCGCTCTTACACCCTGTATGTCGAGCGTGACAAGCTCGCCGAGCAGGAACCTCTTGCGCGGAGAGCCGCCGAGTTGGTGGGAAAAAGAGCCGGTCAATATGAAACCCGTTTTGGAGAGTCGTCCAAGCTCGATGTGCAAGACTTGGTCTCCATGGCCGCTTGGGACATTGCTTATGACTTTCTGAAATTGCAGTCGACGCACGATGCCGACCTGATGGCGCGGGAATTAGAACGTATCGATACCGAACTGGAAAGCTATATGCAACATGCCGGAACTTCGCCGGAAGACGATTGA